The Helianthus annuus cultivar XRQ/B chromosome 11, HanXRQr2.0-SUNRISE, whole genome shotgun sequence region TTTCTTCTACGCGACACTCCAGCAGGATCTTTAGTTCGGCCGGCGTTTCAGTTTCTTCAGGTTAGTTATTCAGGCCGTCACATCTTCAGCATCTTCAGGCCGTCGGCGTTTCTTCATGTTAGTTATTGTTTTACGGAGCATATAACAAGTCGATTAGTAATTGCTCCTGGTTAATCACTTATCATCTTGAAATAATACCTTAGCAACCGGATTATTCCTTTCACCTTTATTTTGTTGGGAAAAAgttttgccttttgaagtttttctTAGGAAAAAAGTAATTGCTCCTGTTTGAATTAATGAAGCTTTTGCTAGGAAAAAAGTCACAGTAATGATTGTAGTCTTTTGAGAACACCATATGCATGCCATTTACATTTCGACTTATGAAGTGATTATAGACATTAACAATGTATATGCGTGCATCGTACGGTGAAAAAAAATGAGAATTTATTGCTTTACAGCAATTTGCGAGATTTATTTGCAATAGAAAAGATGTATCTAAATTACTTGCCCACAATTGTCACAGTAACtttgtttttattattgttttgttTAATTCTTGTATTTTGGATTGATTCAAGATGGAAGATGATAATATAGATGCATCAATATGGGAGAACTTTGGCatttgtcttttttatttttggaTATTGTTACATAGAATTTTTGTGGTTGTTCTTTTGGGATGATTTTTTGATACCGTAATGGATTAACGTTTTGGCATTTTGTTTTCTATTTAGATGGTTGTCAATTGTGTTTTTTATGCAATGGAAAAAATAATTTCATGAAAAAATGCAAgtaatgaaaaaagaaaaaaaactagtAAAAAAAGGGTAAATATGCAATTTTCTAAAGTTTAGTAAAATGAAGGGTAAAAAAGTCTTTCTAtgatttaattttaataaattaaatcaaaatgggtaaatttgcAATTTTACTAGTTAATagaggggaaatatgcaatttaATTTTTGGGTCGGGTATATATGCAATTTCAAAGTTTTTTAAGAGTAAATATgcaaaaaaaacccttttttttcACCACATTAAAACCTTCGAACTCACAAttctttttttgtttaaaaagtaACTTTACACAAAATTAGCAGCAGGAGCTACTGAACTGTTTTGCAAGAGGTACTGATGGGATGGAGAAAAGAGGTGTGTAGAGGACAAGGCATAAAAAAAATGAAACCATTAAATCTAGGTCGTGGCATCACTTTATATGAAACCATTTCAGACGGTAGGAAAATGTAGTTTTCAAAATCTTCTCAATAACATTTTGAACACTaatttatcaatttatatttatgGGGTTAACTTGAATCAAACAAAAAGTATTTAAACAAAGAAACAAACACAAAATAAAGCATATAAACAACactttaatttgaaaaaaaaaatgaatttatgAACTAAAATATTGAAAATCACTTTTAAACATTACGCAAGATGGCAAGAGGCAAATTAAAACCTTTTAACAATGAGAACATTAATTAATGTAACTATAAAAACCACAATTCAAGTCTAACAAAAATACTGGGAAGATTCTCAATCAAACAGACTCAACATTACATTCTTCAAAAAGATAAAAACATACATCATTTCTCACTCTTCGTCTTCGTCTGAATCATCATCATTTGCTCCAGCCGCAGCATTCAAAGCATTCAACCTCTCGATAAGCTTCTGCTTCCTCTCGTCATAAGTTAGCTTCTTAAGGTTGTACCTAAATCAATAAACAAACAcaaatcatcaataaaaacatatCAAACAACCGGAGTCTAAATCTAAATGAAGAAAGAAAGGGCAAAGGCATTACCTCTTGTGCTCCTTAGGTTGCTGCTTCTCAGACTTCTTAGGAGACGGGTCAGCACGAATGGCTTCATGAACCTTTTTGTAAATCTCTTCAAGGTTATCAGGTTCAACACCAGCCTTAATGTAATCAGAAAAGTGAGTTTGGTACTTCTCTGGTTCATCTTCCATTAAAGTCTGtagcaaagaaaaaaaaaacaataaattcaaattgTTCAAATAAACCAACAACTTAATAGTACAAGTCAAGACTCACATTCATGTAAGTAGCAACATGCCCTCCATAAATGTACTTGCGGTGAACATCAGCATCGAGACTTTTTCCGTCCTTGTCGAAACCAGCAAACCTTTTCTCACTGTGTGGGATATCGAGACCTCCATCTAACGCTCCCTAACATTGTTAACAATTAACAATGTCAGTCAAAGGTAACATTTTTCAAACTTAACAAcagcaaacaaacaacaaacaaatcTAAACAAGTTGCAACAAAACATATGGAAAAGGTCCTAAGGGTCAGAGAAGCAAATAATAATCGCACAAAGACATGAAGCAAATGTAAAAGAAAATACAGTGTAATACTATATACCTTAAGAGCGCCAAAAACACGGTTTCCAGTGGTTGTTCGAATAAGACCAACATCAAGCAGAGCACGGAATGGCCTCCTGCTCTCCCCGGGTTCAACAGAATAATCTTCACCACTAGCCTGTAGTACAACCATTTGATAAATATAAATTAGACAGCACTAAGAACAAATGAATCGCgactaataaaaaaaaacttgtgtATAAAAATACCTCCACGTTTCCTTGGTACTCTTCATCCATTTCAAGCTTCTTCAACACTCGGCGAGCCAAAAGAAGCCCAGTGCAATAGGctaaattaacaaaaaaataaaagcaGTTAGGTTTAATATAAAATCACCGTAAAATGAAAACATTATatgaaaaaaaacaaaacctgCAGCATAGTTTGTAAGACCAACTTTGAGACCGTAATGAGGAAGCTCATGAGCATAAGCTGATGCAAGAACGATATCACCAGCAATGGTTGCAGAAATGATTTGTGCAGTGATATCCTTGTTGCTCTAGAGACATCAGTAAGGgtaaaaaatacataaataaataaatgaactaccctataataataataatgtaatAAAACCATGTTCAGTAATAAAAAGGGGAATGAAGTAAATAAAACGTACAAATCGCACGACATATCGATACTTGGGAGTGTTGTACTTGTTTTTGTCCTGGTTAATCAACCGAACCCTAGCACGGTAATCAGTCTTACCCTCTGCATCATTAAGCAAACAATTATTACCAAACAATAGAAATGAAAATACAGAAACTAATAAGTCAGCATCATAGTTTCGTACGTCTCCTTCTCTTGAACTTTACTTGAAACCTCTTGAAGTAAGATCTCGACTTCTGGGCTTTGACAAAAGCCTTCAATACAATACAATAAAGAAATAAATTATTATTACGTTAAAATACAAAACATTATACATCAGAAATTTGAACAAAGATTAATCAAGTCTTAAAACAAATTGTACAACACTAGTTTAAAAAATCATTTACCAATAAAAACAACATACATCAAGGTTTGAAAATCACCAaacaaattataaaaatgaataaTAAGACACTGCAATCAGTTTAGAGAAAAACACTTTAATTCTTCTACGGTTTTACTAAAAATGTGTTaacttgataaaaaaaaaaaataggtgTATAAAAATCAACTAGAACAAATGTAATCTAAACCGATGAAactaaacaaacaaataaaacgCATAATCATATGAAAACCAAAATCTGACAGCTGAAAATGAAAAGTATCTAGTGAAATAATAATATCAGCCTAGGGTCATCATATAGACGCTAACAGTTTCCTGAATTTAAAAATGTAACCTAAAATCGATGATAGATTAAACACAATGAATGATTTATCATAAACGGATCTTCAAAAGACTCATAAATGTAAAAGAGATGTATGTTTACCATTGGAACTCCTGGATGTGGCGGAGGTGAGGGGAGGGGAGGCTAACGGAGGCATCAAAGGATGAAAGAAGGCGCTCAAATAGCAAAAACCCTAGGGATCATACTGGGCTTTTCTGTGGGCTTCAGATGGCCCATGTGTTTAGCCCATTAATTCTAGTGGGTTACTCGCTCCCCCCTCCAGTAAGTAGATCATGGAGCCTATGCTACTGCATGTTTCATATGCCTTTGCTACTACATCTTTCATATAGTTTTTAACTTTAACTAGTTGTTTACCatgcgcgcgcgttgcggcgcgctaaACCAAATCGTTCTATAAGAATGACAAAACATGTCAAATAACAAAAAGTAACTCAAACTAAAACGTcacgtattttcggtaccggttcagCACCGGTATTCACtgatttttaccctcaaatacaacccccgcccaaggggccacgccgaaacccaagcccacccggggtggtgacttgggcgtttgtacccaacccacgacacaacccccgccccataccccatattctaatatttcctagatcttttttttaaacacatagccgttggccaacagtTAGcctaaacggctacttgtcttggccaatgagatcccgcaatgtcatcttgatagccccgctcaacgcccgggctgaaacccccgcccaaggggccacgccgaaacccaacccacccggggtggtgaattgggcatttgtacccaacccacgccacaacccccgccccatacccctattctaatatttcctaaatctttttttaaacacatagctgtTGGCAAACGGCTaacccaaacggctacttgtcttggccaatgagatccaaccatgtcattttgatagccccgcccaacgcccgagctgaaacccccgcccaaggggccacgccgaaacccaagctcacccggggtggtgacttgggcgtttgtacccaacccacgacacaacccccgccccataccacatattctaatatttcatagatttttttaaacacatagtcgttggcaaacggctagcccaaacggctacttgtcttggccaatgagatcacgccatgtcatcttgatagccccgcccaacgcccgggctgaaacccccgcctaaggggccacgccgaaacccaagcccacccgaggtggtgacttgggcgtttatACCCAACCCACGTCACAACCCccaccccataccccatatttttatatttcctaaatcactatttaattaatatatgttcACTATTCATTCAGTTCAATTTTTATTAGTATATAATAGTATATAATTTAATCAAACTACCCCCCACCCCAGTATTGCGGGTTACCAAGCCAAATATTTATCTCCATAACATATACGTTTGGTGTTTTTTGTTATATCGAGTCaactaattaaaacaaaacactaccatacttttgctataaaaaaactaaaacgatagaaAGACAATACTTTTAAACTGGgggaaaattgtaatttttcaggacaaatgtctggcacgaataaaaattatatcGAGTCAACCagttaaaacaaaacactatcctagttttgtcaaaaaaaaaaaaaaaaaaactaaaacgatcgCATGACTGTAATTAAAACACCGCTCATTGGCCTCCCACCAAAAGTTGTTTTTCACTGTCTTCTAATTAAAACACGGTAGTGTTCATTGTATAACGTCTCACTGTGATGATAGTGATCACCGCAACTTCTCTTTCATGAGATTGAAATCACATTTGCATATCCTTGTTATAGATTAAAAGGAAACACTAGTAATTGTCTCACTAATTTTTATATGTAGTGATCACCTCCTTGCTTCTCACTAGTTGGGTAATGATCACCGTATATAAGTTGCACATACAAAGTTGGTAATAATTGTTCATAACGAAGAGTCACTCCAACTTGTATTAGATAACACATATTGATCTTGTTATTTTTTATCTTGTAGACTCAGTGATAGTTTGAATTATGACTCAAAGAGAAGCATGAGTCTAATTTATAAGCTCTCAAAAGGTTAAGATTATTCACAACAGGACGTTTTTAGGTGTTTTAAAGAGAGAAACGTGAGGTGAAGGAAAGAGACGATGAGAGAGAGAAGACATGATTCTCCATGGCATAATTATTATCTTGTGTTGGTGTATTCGAAAAGTTAGGAATGGGATTGTGCTTGCCAATAAGAAGTTGTGCTTTGAAGATATCATGTCGGTGAGTTTTTTGTGGTACAAGTATAGGCCAAATTCATCCGGTGGATAGACGGtgtaaggggttgtttgtttacatcttagtgaggctcttaatggttcagacctcttactggttcagcacttaatggttcagactgtttcgCGCGCTGATGTCTGAatagttcagacatttgcctctgaatggttaagcattatactgagtccgaatggttaagacctctaatctgaattggtcagacatttgcctctgaacagttaagcattatactggctcttaatggttcagacctcttagtggttcaacacttaatggttcagacctcttattggttcagcacttaaccattcagaagttgtcaaacagcccctaaatgtCGATTGCATATGGTGTAGTGTAGTTTTGTGTTTTGTTGTTGGGCTGCTCCTGTGGTTTTGTGGTTTTACAGAGGTGGTGGTTGTTAATGAAAGTTACTCTTAAAAAAACAAATGAGAGATGAGAGACAGTCGAGAGTTGCAATGAGTCCAAAACTTCTTTTAATCTTTTGGTAAAATATCAACCATTGAGAAAACCATATGTAGTTAAGTGCCATTTGATTTAATGAATAGCAAAGGGCCCAAAACTTATTTGACAAGCATCTTTGCTTCCCAAAAAAACGGGGTTGACGTTTTCCATTCCACACCTGCCGTTATTTTTTTATAATGCCACTAATTTTGTCACCCCTTATACTAGGAAAAAAATCCAAACTATTCTAATTATATATTGATTTGGCAGTTATCATCTCTTTTGATGTGGCAAACTGCACAAATCCGGTAATTtcctgttagtgcatgcatcacttcgtcttgtatcgagtcttagactagataggatagatcagggcacgtaattcgagaaaataggagagtttagagctgatttcgcttgaatatGCATTTGtaagagattccgcttgaaacggtttcaagcgaaatcaacacatagtgattccgcttgaaccatTCCAAGCGAAACCTTGTGGCCTATAAATAGTCACTTTAAGCGAAATCTCTAAAAAAGGGATATAAGTTtttgaattccataccgaggtggtgccggtgtgaagactgattgtaatTGTTATTATTTCATTCTAAttagtgtttaaagtgaagatttagctgtttctacctttgtttcttagtttccgcctctgaaacaaagtaaaactcccctgaacgactcgttcgggtcaattacacgatcctacaagtggtatcagagcttaggaggaggagttctacagattTCAGCTGGATTTGATTGCATTTTATCACtcctacaccttctttcatcagttcaggaagttttaacggtcaaaattggATCATTTTCTCACAGACTGTGTAAAAGGacatattaacaaacccttgaaagtttgagaccAAAATTCGCagtaaaaatgaccaaaatgaacCTCCGAAGTGATTCTGCTCGAAAGTAcattttctgatttcgcttcaaaagtACTTGATTTCGCTTCAAGTTGACTATTCCGCCTgaaaatttcaagcgaaacctgtgatttcgcttgaaacagacaaagtcagattccgcttgagatttgctgttgattccgctccaaaattcACTTTTGTAATTTCACTTGAAATTGTCtgaggtgatttcgcttgagtgggTCTTTGCTGAACttagagatttcgcttgaaaagattGTGGGATATTTTGCTTGAAGACTTTCTGattatttcgcttgaacaagaATCATGGATAAcgatttctacaacgcgtttgctactccgactactccggcttccattgctcagaacatgaatCTAGAAAACGAGACCGGAACTTTACAAAAGCCCCCAAAGCTAATGAGCATAGAAGaatattacggatggaaagataggtttgaaaactaggttcaagctaaccatctaagatcatgggagtgcattctgaagaaatatgtgttgccacGCACTGATTTGCAAGTTGAGAAAACAATTTCTGAATTTAGTGACCAAGAAAgagatatgtacaaagctgaaaagatgatgatcagtctacttcagcaagctatcaaagaagacatcttcgtATTGCTCCAGcacgacaaaacttcaaaatcaatttgggatgctcttcgaatcaagtttgagggtagtgagaacatgatcaagagtaaaaaggcactgcttaagaaagaatttgatctttttacgAGTTTGCCCAGGGAAGATACAAAAAAGCTCATTGAACGATACTGCCACttggtgcgatccatgtcgatgctaagtataacaaaagatcgtgaagagtgggtagacaagttagctgatgcgttaccacaaaaagagtggggtacctacttgatgattctgaagaacactGGGGTTTATGATGGGCtgacaatttctcagtttattgagaagattgagggccaggatctggaacagcaaaagattgcgagaatgaatagtccaagtggtcaacaggatgtaaaaatgtactacaaaggcagtgtgttccagaagttgaaagaagcccgaaaattcagactgcttttagtgctggagattcatctgaAAAAATTGATCAAAGCTCAAACAAAAGCAgtagtggattttcttcatatccgagtgtgAACCCAAAAGATATAACAtcaagttttcattctcaaagcacaaaaactggaaatggttatgtgatacaatgcaacattgccttgaatcttccagatggtcaaagcttttctgaagaggttgcaaaagatcacatggcattacttggttctgtgttatTATCCTATGAGGGTTTGGTTGCTGGGAGGATAggaaatcctatgctaacaaaagaggattatgatcagatagacgcagaagaaatggaactgatggacatcaaatggtgtctagctagcgttctaagaagagcagaaaagttcaaattgatcaccgggagaaatgactttcttgatgcacatgtttctactttaggttttgataaatctaaagttacttgttttcgatgcagggagaaaggtcatttcaagagggaatgcaagaacagagaaGCTAGTGATGtgaagaatccattcggaaaagatgactactaccggaaagctatatatcaacaggttggtcaacggcaacaacaagaaccacaagtggctcatggtagaaaagtgattgaggattcaaagagagcatgtctggGGAATCAAGAGAGCTTTAACTGGAACTTTCAGGATGATGAAAggctaccagaaggttttagctgggatatgtttacaGATGAGAAAGGAGATttcaaagccttcattgccaagattgtgaaagaaccagatatgttaaCCGAGTGGATGAAATCAATTGGTGAAACTGTGAAGATTGAAGTAGAAAAGTCTGtctcatctgatgaaagctcactcagttcagatgaaagttcagaaaaagaagttatctttgaccaaacaccatctgattctggtttttCGGATGATGGTTCTGACAAATcagtagagtttgatcaatctccaactgatgatagtagtgatgatgaggaagaaaaacatattaatattgcaaaatctcatctctctcctgaaagttttcatttttattttgcagatcgcttggagaaactgaaggagaaacgagctgcaaaagaacaaaaagaaatgaAATCTGAAAGTGTTATTCAAAAAGAAGAAattgttcaaaatgaagaagttaaaaggGTTGCTgagtgacgggtggtcctttggacaacccttaagcatgttaaaagatAAAATAATCCTCCAATtagccgtgtaattatcttgaattagataactacgatgcttatgtttTAGGTACGAAttaggagctaaaagatggaTCAAAGGCAGCTTTTGGAGGCTTTGGTGGAAAATGGGTCAAGAGGAGAACAAAAGTATAACAAAGGAGTGAAGGCAGCCaagtaccgtaaattacggttctactgtaatttacggtagaccaaTTTTCACTTTAGTTTCCACCGTAACACAGACAATCGGCACCGTAACAAAATGttgaccaccgtaaattacggtggagccgtaatttacggtggagctgaaATCGCAAAAACGTAACTGCCATCTTATATTCGGTTTTGGTGTGTCTTTTCATCttatctcatcattggacggttttTGGACACCTTGGGGACGAATTTTGGCTTGTGGCTTGTTTGGTGAACAAtttcaatcattcggtttgtgcttttgattcatatgaacaatagtttgatgttgatgatgattcaccgagccatgtccggctaaactcttcggtgatcatcctaggtgaatgtttctgaaacttttgtgtgtttaatttctgcatttctagaatgatatcttgcgttgcttgaatgtcatggtgtatgtttgattgtttgtagtgtgtTAATCTATATTGCAATtcctagtcttaatcgtacgttcttggtgccgttggcaaccgagatatcacgggaagggttagggttggttattggttaataggtcatcgggaaacaacctcgcgttatctaatccgagtactttgttcccttttatcacttcaatcacatatacacgagttatgtctatgtaactctttctagtgaaattgcacacaactgtttaaagaaactgaaacctagggtgatcattgttctctcctaactgtttacaaccaactttgatttgaattagttcttaatttagttttctaaaacaacaatccacaatcttgaattttaattttctgcaagttagtttaatattagtttaaatacaaagctatacaatcgacacattttccacatactccctgagttcgataccctactaccactaactacagttgtttagggattaaatttgcgtgacccacgacatcacgtcaaattttggcgccgttgccggggagtagtgcgcaacgtgtgttaatttaatagttttgtttgttattttcgggtttacgctggttgtgtttagtgtgcaggtacttcaggtgtatgcatactagaggctctcacaggtcatcaccgctatcgtttgatccggaaattgaaaaaACGCTACGACAAAACCGAGTTTTAGtgcgagaaaacaaaatcattggttcacccacttcacccattacaccgagaaacatcatggctgattctcagattccacctacaaccagtcaaacaacctcatcctttatacctacttccactcaaccatcaccaaacactacattacctaataccaccgctgaatttacaccatccaatgtcacccaaccaatcaccactcaaactGAGCCTACCATCACTTACGATCCATCCACCATaatcccaccattatctcacttctttcccccaactacagGTCAATCATCATCTACCTTCACAATTGCACCCAATTCAACTATCgtgcatactacttcatcttttagaccacaacaacaacagtcgggctttcagtattcgaccatcccatttgggcagacctcgggaattcaaggagatggttatgatgaggtatttgaagattatgagggttatgaagatgatgggtacagttatggaggttatggtgatcaaggggagtttgggtatttgcaaagtcaatctcaaggaatggtaagtgttggtggaatgccacaacaacaaattataccacaacacattcggccaagaccacaagggccaactgtcacaccccaaccgatggcggaatcatcggggcgcggcactgagcgaaacagattgttcagaagtttccacaacaactatcatacaattcagttatataacacgtcccataccgtgtcccaaataataacaagttatcatagaaatcaactaaacaatatgggaactgttccgacaactcaaattcttaattattacaaaccgaatttaaatattgttttaagacttctagacggctaactatagatcttactgactacaggtgccagtacaagatctacagataattatgaccctggagcaggtatgtggacactgtcctaaggtcacaggctcctagaagcttattattgcctcgcttccctagcacgctagtagcttaaacacctgtcacatacgttaaaataaaagtcaatacatataatgtaaaggtgagtacacaagtttgatatagcatataaagttcgaaagtttacgcataaccaagcacgtacacaagggcaaacgatgcatgtaaattatcaacatgggaccatcgataccaacgacttcaagttgactgtccgagacagttcgcaatacatgattaccaccgtaatccatgcaagtaattgtccttagcaacccccgtgtgaacgggtgctgagtccaaactatagtactacgttgc contains the following coding sequences:
- the LOC110879625 gene encoding 60S ribosomal protein L5 → MAFVKAQKSRSYFKRFQVKFKRRRQGKTDYRARVRLINQDKNKYNTPKYRYVVRFSNKDITAQIISATIAGDIVLASAYAHELPHYGLKVGLTNYAAAYCTGLLLARRVLKKLEMDEEYQGNVEASGEDYSVEPGESRRPFRALLDVGLIRTTTGNRVFGALKGALDGGLDIPHSEKRFAGFDKDGKSLDADVHRKYIYGGHVATYMNTLMEDEPEKYQTHFSDYIKAGVEPDNLEEIYKKVHEAIRADPSPKKSEKQQPKEHKRYNLKKLTYDERKQKLIERLNALNAAAGANDDDSDEDEE